CGTTCACGCACCAGTTCGCGGGTCGCGTGGCGCCGCTCAAGGGCGTGAAGGTGCTCGCCGGTGGAGATCCGAGCCAGGTCCAGACCATCACGGGCGCCACGATCTCGTCGCGCGCCGTGATCCGGATCATCAACAACGCGGTTGCCAAATGGCGGCCGCTGGTCCAAGCCTACGATCGTGGAGGCCAGCTGTGACATCCGTTCCCGTCGCCGAGCCGGTGGCGGCCCCCGCGCCGCGTGCGCCGGCGCTGATACCGGGCGCGCCGCCGCCGGCGAGCGTCGTGGCCGACATCTGGCGCGGCATCGGCCGCGAGAATCCCGTGCTCGTCCAGCTGCTCGGCATGTGCCCGACGATGGCCGTCACGAACGTGCTCGCCAACGGGCTGGCCATGGGCCTCGCGACCACGTTCGTGCTCGTCGGGTCCGGGCTCTTTGTCTCCCTGTTCCGCAAGTACATCGCCCACGAGGTGCGCATCACCTCGTACATCCTGATCATCGCCACGTTCGTCACGCTGGCCGACATGATCCTGGCGGCCATCCTGCCCGACATTCGCAAGGCGCTGGGGCCGTTCATTCCGCTGATCGTGGCCAACTGCCTGCTGCTCGGCCGGGCCGAGGCGTTCGCCGCCAAGGTGCCCGTGCACCGCGCGGTGGCCGACGGCCTCGGCATGGGACTGGGATTCACGCTCTCGTTGTCGCTGTTGAGCACGATCCGTGAGGTGCTGGGCAACGGCAGCATTCTCGGCCATCCGCTGTTCGGCCCGCGGTTCGAGCCCTGGGTGTTCATGATGATGCCGCCGGGCGGCTTCCTGGCGCTGGGCATCGCGCTGCTCGGAGTGGCCTACGTGATGGAGCTGAAGAAACGCCGTGCGCGGAGGACCGCATGAGAGACCTGTCGTGGATCTTCATCTCGACGATGCTGGTCAACAACTTCACGCTGGTGATGTTCCTCGGGTTGTGTTCGTTCTTCGGCGTCACCGGCAAGGTCGAGACCGCGTGGCGGCTGGGGCTGGCCAATACGTTCGTACTCGTGCTCACCGCGGTGAGCGTGTGGGTGCTCAACACCTTCGTCCTGGCCCAGACGCCGTACCTGCGGACGATCGCGTTCATCGTCGTGATCGCGTCGGTGGTGCAGATCGTGGAGATGGCGGTGAAGAAGTATCTGCCGGTGCTGTTCCGGCAGCTGGGTATCTACCTGCCGCTGATCACCACCAACTGCGCCATTCTGGGTCTGGCGCTGTTCCAGACCAGCCGGGCTTACACGTTCGCGGAAGGCCTGGTGTTCGCGCTCGGCGCGGGGTTCGGGCTCACGCTGGCGCTGTCGCTCATGGCATCCATCCGCGAGCGCATCGAAGTGACCGACGTGCCGGCGGTGGCGCGGCGGATGGGCCTCGTGCTGGTCATCGCGTCGTGTCTCTCGATGGCGTTCATGGGATTCGCGGGAATGGGGACTGCGGGATGACACACACCATCATCGGCATCATCATCGCGGCGGCGCTGTTCGCCGTCTACGGGCTGGTTCCACATCGCGCGTGCACCGGCCACTGCGAAGGCTGCACCGGCGGCTCCTGCGACCGCTGGGACAAGGGAGATCATCATGGCGTTTGATCCGTCGTCGCGCTGGAATCTTGGCCGGCGTGAATTTCTGACCATCGGCACCGGCGTGTTCGTGGGGCTCACGCTGCCCCTCGCGCTGCGCCGCCGAATCACCATGGCCAAGCGGACCTTCCCGGTGATGGGGACCATCGCCGAGGTGCAGGTGGCGCACCAGGACGTGCGCTTCGCCGAGCGCGCGATCGACGCCGCGATCGCCGAACTCCAGTGGGTGGATCGCACGATGACGCGATACTCGGCCACCTCGGACATCGGCCGCGCCAATCTGGGCGCGGCGCGCGAGGCGGTGACGGTCACGCCGGACACGGCGCTCGTGGTCCGGCGGGCGCTCCAGTGGGCCTCGACCAGCGACGGCCGGTTCGATCCGGCCATCGGCGAGGTGTCGGAACTCTGGGACGTGCTGAACCGGCACGAGCCGCCGGCGGCCGATCGGGTGCAGCGCCTGGCGTCACGCGGCTTCTGGCGCAAGGTGGACGTCTCGACGTTCCACGGCGCGCCGGCGCTGCGTTATCACGACCGCGACGTGCACCTCGACCTGGGCGCGATCGCCAAGGGCTACGGCATCGATCGGGCCACCAAGGCACTGCGGGCGCTGGGCGTCGCCCATGCGATCGTCACCGTGGGCGGCGATCTGTACGCGCTGGGCGAATCCCCCGAGGGCGGGGCGTGGAAGGTGGGCATTCGCAACCCGCGCGATCTCACCGCGCTGTCGGCCACGCTCGACGTGGCCAACCGCGCCGTCACGACGTCGGGAGACTACGAGCGGTACTTCCGTTGGCGCGGCGTGCGGTACGACCACCTGATGGACCCGGCCACGGCCGCGCCGCGGCGCACGCCGGTGCACAGTTGCACGGTGCTGGGCGGCGACTGCGTGATGGATGCCGATGCGGCGTCGACGTCGGGGTTCGGGCTGTCGCGCGAGGCGGCCACCGTGCTCGCGCGCCGGTTGATTCCTGGAGCTGAGGCCATCCCGTTGACCTGAGGAGGGCGAGATGAAGAGCCACCGCGTGTACTGTGGGGCCTGCGACCGCGACGTGAACGTCGTGATCACCGATGCGCCCCTCGAGGACGGGCAGGCCACACTCTGGGATGCCGAGGTGGTGTGCCTGGAGGTGGGCGACAAGTGCACGGGCGCGCTGTGCCCCCTGGGCGCGGTGGGGCCCGATGCGATGGTGGCCCGGATCGTCCACAACGGGCTGCCCCTGGACGGGCTGCACACGTTGCGGGCCAAGTGCCCGGCCTGCGATCGCGAGACCGACATGGTGCTGTACGGCAACGGCCATGCGGCCTGCTCGGAGTGCGGCACGCCGGCCCGGTGGAAGATCGATCACGCCGAGCCGATGGCCTGAAGGGCGGCCGGGGCTGCCGGCCCGGCGGGGGTCGCGGCGGCGTCCCGCCGCGCGGTAGGTTGAAGGCGTCGTGCCCGCAGCAGTTCTGCCATCCACACCCGCCTTCACGCCCGCATGCACAACATCATCGCCGCGATCATCCTCGGACTCGTCGAGGGGGTCACCGAGTTCCTGCCCGTCTCGTCCACCGGACATCTGATCCTGGCGGGGCACGCGCTGGGGTTCGTGGGCCCGCGCGCCGACGCGTTCGAGATCATCATCCAGCTCGGCGCCATTCTCGCGATCGTGTGGCTGTATCGCACCATGCTCTGGCGCGTGGCGCGCGACGGATTCGCCGTCGAGGAATCGCGCCGGTTCATCCTCGCGCTGTTCGTGGCGTTCCTGCCGGCGGCGATCGTCGGGCTGGCCACGCATCACTGGATCACGGCCCATCTGTTCACGCCGCCGGTGGTGATCGGGACGATGATCATCGGCGGCGTGGTCATCCTCGCCATCGAGCACTGGCGCCCCACGCCGCGCATCGAGACGGTGATGCAGATCGGCTACCGCACGGCGCTCTGGATCGGCATCGCGCAGACGTTCTCGCTCATCCCGGGCGTTTCCCGCTCGGGGGCCACGATCATGGGCGCGCTGCTGGTGGGTGTGGCGCGGCCGGCGGCCGCCGAGTTCTCGTTCCTGCTCGCCATTCCGGTGATGTTCGCGGCCACGGGACTGGAGCTGTGGGAGAACCGGCACCTGCTGTCGAGCTCCGACGCGATGATCTTCGCGATCGGCTTCGTGGTGGCGTTCGCGAGCGCGCTGGTGGTGGTGCGGTGGCTGGTGCGCTTCGTGTCGCACCGCTCGTTCGACGTGTTCGCCTGGTACCGCATCGTGTTCGGACTCGCCTTGCTGGCGCTGCTGGCCACCGGGAGCAACTGGGTCACCAAGTAGGGCGCCGCCGCGTAGCCAGCGACACCGTGGTGAGCACGGCCGCGTTCACGGTCAGGGCCACGATGCCGACGTTCAGGTCCTTGAGCGTCTGCGGCGCCCCGGGCGCCAGCGTGGCGAGTGTCGCCCCGGTGAGGCTCAGGTAGGCCACGGTCAACTCGCCGGCCACGATCCCGGCGAACGCACCGGAGGTGGTGGCCCAGGGCCGCTCGCCGAGGCTCGCCAGCAGCGCCGGGAACAGCTGCGTCACCAGGTTGTAGCCCATGAGCAGCAGCGGCACCAGCGCCTCGCCGCCGCGCAGCGTGAGGCCCACGGCGAGCAGGGCGATCACCGGCACGAGGGCGCGCGCGAGACGCGTGACCGCGCGGTCGGTGGCGGTGGGGACGAGCACCCGGTACACGTTCTGCGCCAGGATCGTGGCCGCGGTGATGAGGATCATCGAGCCGGGCACGAGCGCGGTGAGCAGCCCCGCGGCGCCGATCACGCCCACGGTGGGCGCCGAGAACGTCTGCTTGGCAATGCGCAGCAGCGAGAGGTCGGCGTCGGGCCCCTTGAGGCCCGGCACCGTGAGCACGGCCGCGAACCCCGCGAAGAACACGAACAGGATCACCAGCTGATAGAGCGGGAGGAGCACGGCGTTCTTGCGGAACACGTCCTCGCTGCGGGCCGTGTAGGCGCCGGCGAAGTACTGCGGCCACATGTAGAACCCGAGCGCGGTGAGCACCACGGTGGACACGAACCAGGCCGGACTCATCCCCGTGGCGGGCAGGGTGAGGAAGCCGGGCCGGGCGCGATCGATGGCCTCGAACATCGCGCCGTAGCCGCCGTAGTAGTGGAACGGCAGGTACACGCCGATCGCCACCGCCACGCCCAGGATCATGATGTCCTTGAGCGCCGCGGTCCACGCCGAGCCGCGCACGCCCGACACCACCACGTAGCCCACGAGCGCCGCGGTGCCCGTCCACACCGCCGTCGTGGGCGAGACGGCGCCGTACGACGCCTCGGAGACGATGATCCCGAGGCCCTTGAGCTGGAGCACGAGGTAGGGCACCAGCGCCGCCACGCTCACCAGGGCCACGAGCACGCCGAGGCCGCGGCTGTCGTACTTGGCGGCGAAGAAGTCGGGCTGCGACACGAGCCGCTTGGCCTGCGCGTACCGCCAGATCACCGGGAGCATGAAGTACGACAGCGTATACGCCACGGCGCCGTAGCAGAGGATGTAGAGCGCCGGCCCGCCCTTGCCGTAGGCCCATCCGCTGCCGCCGAGGAAGGTGAACGTGGTGTAGATCTCGCCGGCCATGAGCAGGAACACGAACACGGTCCCGAACCCGCGGCCGCCCACGCTCCACTGCTCCAGGCTCATCGTGTGCCCGCGGCGCGCGAGCAGGCCCAGCCCGATGGCCGCCGCGAACGCCGCGAGGAGAATGCCCAGGGCCACGGTCATCGATCGGCGCGCGAGCGGGCGCGGTCGAGCATCCACACGCATCCCATGACCGCCGACGTCGCAATCACCCAGCCCACGATCCAGGCCAGCAGCAGCGGCAGGCCCAGCACCAGCGGGTGCACGCGATTCACGAACGGGATGCCGCCGAGGAGCGCGACGGGGGGCAGGAGGGCGAGCCAGCGATAGCGGCGGGCCCGCGCCGGCGTGGGGGATCCGGTCACGCGATCCGCAGGAACTTGACGAGGATGAGCGTCAGCATGCCCAGCAAGTAGATGCGGAGCACGAGGAGCGCCACCCGGACGGTTCGCGTCATTTCAATGCGTGCCATGCCACCTCTCCATGGCCGGGCGCTCGCGCGCGCCGGCATCGCGGTCAATCACCGATGTCCCTGTAGTGGATCACGCCGAGCAGGTGATTCGACGCATCCACCACCGGCAGCATGCGGTAACGGTACTTCTCGAACATTCGTCGCACGTCGGCCTCGAGCAGATCGCGCTCGGCCGATACCGCCGGCTCGGCCATCACCTCGCCGAGCGTGGCCGTGGCCTCGGCCACCACCAGTTCCCGCAGGTCGGCCACGCCGAGCAGCACCTGGCCGGGCGGCTGCACCACGTACACGTACTGCAGGAACCGCTTGTTCAATTGGGACGCGTGCAGGCGGCGCAGCGCTTCGGCCACCGGGGTCTCGGGCGGCAGCGCGACATAGGTGGACGCCACGAGCTCGCCCGCGGTGGGCTCGTGCTGCGACAGGATCGCCCGGGTGCGATCGGCCTGTTCGCTGGGCAGCAGCGCGATCAGCTCGCGGCGATCGTCCAGCGGCAGAGCCTCGAGCAGGTCGGCGATCTGGGCGGCGGACATTCCGGAGAGAATCGTGCGCGCGCGGTCGGGTGGCAGGTCGGCCACCAACTGCCGCTGGGCGCGCGGTTCGGCCTCGAGCAGCGTTTCGGCGGCCTTGTCGGACTCGAGCGCCGAGAACACCGCCTCCTGCTCCCGCCCCGACAGCTCCTCGAGCGCGTCGGCGAGGTCCTCGCTCGGAATCTCGTGGATCTGCGAGCGGGTGAGGGAGAGCGAGACCTTGCGGCTGGACGTGGCATCCTCGATGGAGAGCGGCTGCACGAACTTCCATGAAATCAGCTGATCCTTCTGGCGGCCGATCCAGTCCAGGCGCCATTTGCGCAGAAAGCCGTTGAACGACGTGTCCACGTGCGCCAGGATCATGCGTCCCCGGCTGCTCAGGAGTTGCACGTCGTTCACGATCTCCAGCCGCCGGCCCTCCATGTCGAAGATCTCCTTGCCCACGAGATGCTCGTTGAGCAGGATCCAGCCGGGCTGGTCCACGAACGGCGGGTACCGGTCGCCGGTGACCGGAGGCAGGACGAAGATCGTGCCGCCCTCGATGCGGCTGACGCGGTCCCAGGGGATGAATTCCGTGGGGTTCCCCCAGCCGTGGCTGATGAAGATGCCCACCGCCTCGGGGTACGGCTCGCTGAGCCGGAACACGAGATCGGTGAGCTTGCCGATGCGGAATTCGGCGCGGGTCTCGCACACGTGACGGCCGAGCAGCGCCGTGAAGAAATACGTGTCGTACTCCGGGCCGGAGGCGGCGGGGTGGCCGTGCGCCGTCGTGGGAGTCGTCATGGCGTCACCTGCCGAGGCCGGCGAACAGCTGGGGGAACATCACGGACAGGCCGAAGATGGACGAGACGACGATCACGAAGACGGTGATCGACCAGTTGGCGATGTTCTGCCAGCGGGTGTTGACGTGGTCGCCCATCAGCTCCCGGTCGTTGAGGAGCAGGATCAGGAAGACCAGCGCCGCCGGGAGGAGCGTGACCGCCACCACCTGCACGAAGATCGTGATCGCGTCCTGCACCTTGATGCTCGCGATGAGCGACACGATGCCCGACGACACCAACATCGCCACGTACGCCACGTAGAACCAGGGTGCTTCGCGCACGCTGCGGTTGAGCGAGTGGGCCCAGCCGAACACCTCGCCCAACGCCCAACTCGTGGACAGGGAGATGCACAGCGCCCCGAGCAGCCCGGCGTCGAACAGGCCGATGGCGAACAGCGTCCGGGCCCAGAGACCGAGGTGGCCGCCGGGCATCACGGCCGGCATCTTGGCCGCCGCCTGCGCGGCGGACTCGATGCCGATTGACCCGCCCGGGTGATAGTAGAACACGCCGGCCGCGGCGATGATGATGAAGGCGGCGACGATGCACGTGACGAGCGCGCCCACGAACGTGTCGATCTTGCCGTAGCGGATGTCCTTCACGTCCATCCCTTTGTCCACCACGGCCGACTGCTGGAAGAAGATCTGCCAGGGGGTGATCGTCGTGCCGATGTTGGCCATGATCAGCGTGAGCAGCGCGGCGGCGTCGAACTGGGGGCTGAGCACGAACCGCGGCGCATAGAACCCGCGTCCCACCTGGAGCCAGCCGTGGTTCACGTTCCCGGTCTTCATGGCCCAGATCGCCGCCGGGATGTACACGAGGTTGAACAGGCAGAAGAACAGCGTGATCTTCTCGAACGTCCAGTACTTGCCCGTGATCA
This sequence is a window from Gemmatimonadaceae bacterium. Protein-coding genes within it:
- the rsxE gene encoding electron transport complex subunit RsxE, which codes for MTSVPVAEPVAAPAPRAPALIPGAPPPASVVADIWRGIGRENPVLVQLLGMCPTMAVTNVLANGLAMGLATTFVLVGSGLFVSLFRKYIAHEVRITSYILIIATFVTLADMILAAILPDIRKALGPFIPLIVANCLLLGRAEAFAAKVPVHRAVADGLGMGLGFTLSLSLLSTIREVLGNGSILGHPLFGPRFEPWVFMMMPPGGFLALGIALLGVAYVMELKKRRARRTA
- a CDS encoding Rnf-Nqr domain containing protein, whose product is MRDLSWIFISTMLVNNFTLVMFLGLCSFFGVTGKVETAWRLGLANTFVLVLTAVSVWVLNTFVLAQTPYLRTIAFIVVIASVVQIVEMAVKKYLPVLFRQLGIYLPLITTNCAILGLALFQTSRAYTFAEGLVFALGAGFGLTLALSLMASIRERIEVTDVPAVARRMGLVLVIASCLSMAFMGFAGMGTAG
- a CDS encoding FAD:protein FMN transferase produces the protein MAFDPSSRWNLGRREFLTIGTGVFVGLTLPLALRRRITMAKRTFPVMGTIAEVQVAHQDVRFAERAIDAAIAELQWVDRTMTRYSATSDIGRANLGAAREAVTVTPDTALVVRRALQWASTSDGRFDPAIGEVSELWDVLNRHEPPAADRVQRLASRGFWRKVDVSTFHGAPALRYHDRDVHLDLGAIAKGYGIDRATKALRALGVAHAIVTVGGDLYALGESPEGGAWKVGIRNPRDLTALSATLDVANRAVTTSGDYERYFRWRGVRYDHLMDPATAAPRRTPVHSCTVLGGDCVMDADAASTSGFGLSREAATVLARRLIPGAEAIPLT
- a CDS encoding undecaprenyl-diphosphate phosphatase gives rise to the protein MHNIIAAIILGLVEGVTEFLPVSSTGHLILAGHALGFVGPRADAFEIIIQLGAILAIVWLYRTMLWRVARDGFAVEESRRFILALFVAFLPAAIVGLATHHWITAHLFTPPVVIGTMIIGGVVILAIEHWRPTPRIETVMQIGYRTALWIGIAQTFSLIPGVSRSGATIMGALLVGVARPAAAEFSFLLAIPVMFAATGLELWENRHLLSSSDAMIFAIGFVVAFASALVVVRWLVRFVSHRSFDVFAWYRIVFGLALLALLATGSNWVTK
- a CDS encoding sodium:solute symporter; the encoded protein is MTVALGILLAAFAAAIGLGLLARRGHTMSLEQWSVGGRGFGTVFVFLLMAGEIYTTFTFLGGSGWAYGKGGPALYILCYGAVAYTLSYFMLPVIWRYAQAKRLVSQPDFFAAKYDSRGLGVLVALVSVAALVPYLVLQLKGLGIIVSEASYGAVSPTTAVWTGTAALVGYVVVSGVRGSAWTAALKDIMILGVAVAIGVYLPFHYYGGYGAMFEAIDRARPGFLTLPATGMSPAWFVSTVVLTALGFYMWPQYFAGAYTARSEDVFRKNAVLLPLYQLVILFVFFAGFAAVLTVPGLKGPDADLSLLRIAKQTFSAPTVGVIGAAGLLTALVPGSMILITAATILAQNVYRVLVPTATDRAVTRLARALVPVIALLAVGLTLRGGEALVPLLLMGYNLVTQLFPALLASLGERPWATTSGAFAGIVAGELTVAYLSLTGATLATLAPGAPQTLKDLNVGIVALTVNAAVLTTVSLATRRRPTW
- a CDS encoding DUF3311 domain-containing protein — translated: MTGSPTPARARRYRWLALLPPVALLGGIPFVNRVHPLVLGLPLLLAWIVGWVIATSAVMGCVWMLDRARSRADR
- a CDS encoding CBS domain-containing protein, with amino-acid sequence MTTPTTAHGHPAASGPEYDTYFFTALLGRHVCETRAEFRIGKLTDLVFRLSEPYPEAVGIFISHGWGNPTEFIPWDRVSRIEGGTIFVLPPVTGDRYPPFVDQPGWILLNEHLVGKEIFDMEGRRLEIVNDVQLLSSRGRMILAHVDTSFNGFLRKWRLDWIGRQKDQLISWKFVQPLSIEDATSSRKVSLSLTRSQIHEIPSEDLADALEELSGREQEAVFSALESDKAAETLLEAEPRAQRQLVADLPPDRARTILSGMSAAQIADLLEALPLDDRRELIALLPSEQADRTRAILSQHEPTAGELVASTYVALPPETPVAEALRRLHASQLNKRFLQYVYVVQPPGQVLLGVADLRELVVAEATATLGEVMAEPAVSAERDLLEADVRRMFEKYRYRMLPVVDASNHLLGVIHYRDIGD
- a CDS encoding NRAMP family divalent metal transporter; protein product: MYWISKLLHRLSRTKRRWAILLAVLGPGIITMVADNDAGGISTYSQTGALTGFNMLWAFLILVPMAYYVQEMTVRLGAVTKRGHAEAIFDAFGPVWGWFSVFDLVVINWLTLVTEYIGMTQALRLFNVPEWVTFFGVTCLLLAIVITGKYWTFEKITLFFCLFNLVYIPAAIWAMKTGNVNHGWLQVGRGFYAPRFVLSPQFDAAALLTLIMANIGTTITPWQIFFQQSAVVDKGMDVKDIRYGKIDTFVGALVTCIVAAFIIIAAAGVFYYHPGGSIGIESAAQAAAKMPAVMPGGHLGLWARTLFAIGLFDAGLLGALCISLSTSWALGEVFGWAHSLNRSVREAPWFYVAYVAMLVSSGIVSLIASIKVQDAITIFVQVVAVTLLPAALVFLILLLNDRELMGDHVNTRWQNIANWSITVFVIVVSSIFGLSVMFPQLFAGLGR